The genomic window ATCTCCCGCGCCGCCTTTGTCGGCATCGAGCAGGCCACGCGCGACATGATCGCGCGACTGGAGGAATGAGCGATCTCGACGGCTGGCTGGGGGAGCGCCTCGAGGAAATCGAGCGCGCCAACCTTCGCCGGCGCCTGCGTCGGCTGGACTCCGCCCAGGGGCCCGTCGTGTGCGTCGACGGTCGCGACGTCGTCAATTTTTCGTCGAACGACTACCTCGGCCTCGCCGCCGATCCGCGCCTGCGGGACGCCGCCGCCGCCGCGCTCGCGGAGTTCGGCGCCGGCAGCGGTTCGTCCCGGCTCATCTGCGGCACCCAGGGCCCGCACGCCGCGCTCGAGGCGGCCCTGGCAAGGTTCAAGCGCACCGAGGCCGCGCTCACCTTCGCCACCGGCCACGCCGCCGCCGTGGGCACGATCCCCGCGCTCGTCGGCGCGGAGGATGTCATCATTCTCGACAAGCTCTGCCATGCCTGTCTTGTGGACGGCGCCCGTTTGAGTGGCGCCACGATCCGCGTCTTCCCGCACAACCATCTCGAAAAGCTCGAGCGGCTGCTGCACTGGGCGCGCGAGAACTACGCCAAGGCCCGCGTGCTCGTCGTCACCGAGAGCATCTTCAGCATGGATGGTGACCTCGCTCCGCTCCGCGAGATCGTCGCGTTGAAGGACCGCTTCGGCGCGTGGCTGCTCGTCGACGAGGCCCACGGCGTGGGCGTGCTGGGGCCGGAGGGCCGCGGCCTCGCCGCCGAACTGGGCGTGGCCGACCGGGTGGAAATCCAGATGGGCACGCTCGGCAAGGCGCTCGGCGCCTCCGGCGGCGCGATTTGCGGCAGCGCCCGGCTCATCGACTACCTCATCAATCGCGCGCGCAGCTTTATCTTCTCCACGGCCC from Chthoniobacterales bacterium includes these protein-coding regions:
- the bioF gene encoding 8-amino-7-oxononanoate synthase, whose protein sequence is MSDLDGWLGERLEEIERANLRRRLRRLDSAQGPVVCVDGRDVVNFSSNDYLGLAADPRLRDAAAAALAEFGAGSGSSRLICGTQGPHAALEAALARFKRTEAALTFATGHAAAVGTIPALVGAEDVIILDKLCHACLVDGARLSGATIRVFPHNHLEKLERLLHWARENYAKARVLVVTESIFSMDGDLAPLREIVALKDRFGAWLLVDEAHGVGVLGPEGRGLAAELGVADRVEIQMGTLGKALGASGGAICGSARLIDYLINRARSFIFSTAPPPAAAAAAAEAVRLLESGEAAPLREKLWANLASFAPDAVSAIVPRIIGDEAAAVAAAERLLEAGFLVPAVRYPTVARGTARLRITLSAAHSPAQVNALATALASD